A genomic segment from Osmerus mordax isolate fOsmMor3 chromosome 5, fOsmMor3.pri, whole genome shotgun sequence encodes:
- the LOC136943694 gene encoding zinc finger protein 135 has product MEDSETELTSSEPDALGADFITVELDTQPIEYVVKWAEVGSKFTISCVKKEADEGSGLMSEEVKTESDEAFFSQYEEVYAGCDVAEQSVEIKTDSDEEDITEPGSSQLGDEDVSDSGTEKGDYNSEDRNYRCNYCGKSYSHSSSLSRHLQKHTGKSMIPPASRPKQPEPVETSQFQCVQCGLRFKGSRSLGVHKKTHLGKRLFPCNICGKDFNHSSSLSRHRLIHKKGKGIPRVLQDMSHVRQPANTGTRTKKGKKKKKQLQQQQKRQKLQRQPQHQGGEKFYACTQCEMTFKTSTALSKHQVTHVRELLTNYTQGTDDLTKSSDLKIRLKLCSRDKPNFYTLCKKNKRSRAAKRASTSEDEEGLFACKQCDKRFSHASSLARHQQMHKGENKFNCSYCRKTFTRLSNLHHHEKSHSSEKHYECTACNKTFVHSSSFSRHKKAHAEQGRASKLRQRKRGAIDETAPLESDSE; this is encoded by the coding sequence ATGGAGGACTCAGAGACCGAATTGACTTCATCTGAACCCGATGCACTTGGGGCTGATTTCATCACAGTGGAACTGGACACGCAGCCCATAGAATATGTGGTGAAATGGGCAGAGGTTGGATCAAAGTTCACAATATCCTGTGTGAAGAAGGAGGCAGATGAGGGTTCCGGCTTGATGTCTGAGGAGGTGAAGACTGAATCAGATGAAGCCTTCTTCTCCCAGTATGAGGAGGTGTACGCTGGCTGTGATGTGGCGGAGCAAAGTGTTGAGATAAAGACcgactctgatgaggaggacATCACTGAGCCTGGGAGTAGCCAGCTGGGGGATGAGGATGTGTCTGACTCTGGCACAGAGAAGGGGGACTATAACTCGGAAGACAGAAATTATCGCTGCAACTACTGCGGGAAGAGTTACAGCCATTCTTCCAGCCTGTCAAGACACCTGCAAAAGCACACAGGCAAGTCCATGATCCCTCCCGCCTCGAGGCCCAAGCAACCAGAGCCAGTTGAGACGTCCCAATTTCAGTGCGTTCAGTGTGGATTGAGATTCAAAGGCAGCCGATCACTCGGCGTGCATAAGAAAACGCATCTAGGAAAAAGACTCTTCCCATGCAATATATGCGGAAAGGATTTTAACCACAGCTCAAGCTTATCCAGGCACAGGCTCATCCACAAAAAAGGCAAGGGTATCCCCCGTGTCCTCCAAGACATGAGTCATGTCCGCCAACCCGCCAACACTGGCACCCGCACCAAGAagggcaagaagaagaagaagcagcTGCAGCAACAGCAGAAGCGGCAGAAGCTGCAGCGCCAGCCGCAACATCAAGGCGGGGAGAAGTTCTACGCCTGCACTCAGTGCGAGATGACCTTCAAGACGTCGACGGCGCTCTCCAAACATCAGGTCACTCACGTCAGGGAGCTCTTGACCAACTACACCCAAGGCACAGACGACCTAACCAAGTCCTCCGACCTGAAGATCCGCCTGAAGCTGTGTTCCAGGGACAAGCCCAACTTCTACACCCTCTGCAAGAAGAACAAGCGGTCCAGGGCCGCCAAGCGGGCGTCCACTtccgaggacgaggagggccTGTTTGCTTGCAAGCAGTGCGACAAGCGTTTCAGCCACGCCTCCAGTCTGGCCCGGCACCAGCAGATGCACAAGGGGGAGAACAAGTTCAACTGCTCCTACTGTCGAAAGACCTTTACCCGCCTGTCCAACCTCCACCACCATGAGAAATCTCATTCCTCGGAGAAGCACTACGAATGCACAGCCTGCAACAAAACATTTGTGCACTCGTCCAGCTTCTCCAGGCACAAGAAGGCCcatgcagagcaggggagggCGTCCAAGCTGcgccagaggaagaggggagccaTCGATGAGACGGCACCGTTGGAATCAGACTCTGAGTGA